A single region of the Silene latifolia isolate original U9 population chromosome 8, ASM4854445v1, whole genome shotgun sequence genome encodes:
- the LOC141596834 gene encoding subtilisin-like protease SBT1.1, with protein sequence MEAAMRMSFILLAFASLISIISADTKTYIIHTDYSKLGLQNSKPEECYETMLNSVKKTENADEEELAPELLYTYETTMTGFAAKLTTRQFKSLTKIDGVLYGTPDEMLTLHTTYSTNFLELEYGMGLWNESNLANDVIIGFLDTGIWPEHSSFSDTGLSKVPIRWKGSCEKGTNFTPSNCNKKVIGARPFLKGYETINGRVNETTEFRSARDSNGHGTHTASTAAGSRISGANLFGNGLGTASGMRFTSRIAAYKVCWDEGCASSDILAAIDQAVSDGVDIISMSLGGFPRPYFQDSLAIAAFGATQKGVFMSCSAGNSGPTTSTVSNLAPWMMTVAASYIDRSFPTQVQLSIGKTFIGASLYIGVNKTKEYPIVYKAAAGGARAEYCLNGTLSPALVKDKIVLCDRGINGRAEKGFMVKSAGGAGMILLNTPAQGQELIADAHILPATTLDASDAKTLRSYYFFNKNLSASITFLGTKYGSRAPIVAAFSSRGPSLVDPNVIKPDITAPGVNILAAWPPVTPPTEVKDDTRRVDFNIISGTSMSCPHISGIAALIKSAHQNWSPAAIKSAIMTSAYFHDDRGDLISDRSISNSTMFGTATPFAFGSGHVNPDKAADPGLVYDISSEDYLNYLCGTGYTNAQVTVLARKNYTCPHTAKSGDLNYPSFAVIFEPGRRGKTTFTYKRTVTNVGSSKTKFSLFLEMPKNVKVTVKPAVLNFKAVGEKLTYKVTFTDQSEGEISSRGVSSFGYLIWVGGRYSVRSPIAVTWQ encoded by the exons ATGGAAGCGGCGATGAGAATGTCATTTATCCTCCTAGCTTTTGCATCATTGATATCAATCATTTCAGCTGATACAAAGACATACATAATTCACACTGATTATTCTAAACTCGGGTTACAAAACAGTAAACCTGAAGAATGCTATGAAACAATGTTAAACTCTGTCAAAAAAACAGAAAATGCAGATGAAGAAGAACTAGCCCCTGAGCTTCTTTACACCTATGAGACCACCATGACGGGTTTTGCTGCAAAACTCACAACCCGACAATTCAAATCATTAACTAAAATAGACGGAGTTCTATATGGAACTCCAGATGAGATGTTAACCCTGCACACAACATATTCAACCAATTTTCTTGAGCTTGAATATGGTATGGGGTTATGGAATGAATCTAACCTAGCAAATGATGTTATAATAGGTTTTCTAGACACGGGAATTTGGCCTGAACATAGTAGTTTTAGTGACACAGGATTGTCTAAGGTACCAATAAGATGGAAAGGTAGTTGTGAGAAAGGTACAAATTTTACACCTTCAAATTGCAATAAGAAGGTTATAGGTGCAAGGCCTTTCTTGAAAGGGTATGAGACTATCAATGGGAGAGTCAATGAGACTACTGAATTTCGATCCGCTAGAGACTCTAATGGCCATGGGACCCACACTGCTTCCACTGCTGCAGGAAGTAGGATCTCTGGTGCTAACCTCTTTGGAAATGGTTTGGGTACTGCCAGTGGAATGAG GTTCACATCAAGAATAGCAGCATATAAGGTCTGCTGGGACGAAGGCTGTGCAAGCTCAGACATATTGGCAGCCATTGATCAAGCAGTATCCGATGGAGTAGACATCATTTCCATGTCCCTTGGAGGTTTCCCAAGGCCATATTTCCAGGACAGCCTGGCAATTGCGGCTTTTGGTGCGACACAAAAAGGAGTTTTCATGTCATGTTCTGCAGGAAATTCTGGTCCTACCACTTCAACTGTAAGCAACCTGGCACCGTGGATGATGACAGTTGCAGCAAGTTACATTGACAGGAGCTTCCCTACTCAAGTTCAGCTCAGTATTGGCAAAACATTTATAGGGGCATCTCTTTATATCGGTGTCAACAAAACTAAGGAATATCCAATTGTGTACAAAGCGGCAGCTGGCGGTGCCAGGGCCGAGTACTGTCTCAATGGCACATTGTCTCCTGCACTGGTAAAAGACAAGATTGTCCTTTGTGATCGCGGTATTAATGGCAGAGCAGAGAAGGGCTTTATGGTAAAATCAGCTGGAGGAGCCGGGATGATTCTACTTAACACTCCGGCTCAAGGACAAGAGCTTATTGCTGATGCACATATTTTACCAGCAACTACACTAGATGCCTCAGATGCCAAAACTCTCAGATCATATTATTTCTTTAACAAAAACTTATCAGCCTCAATTACTTTCCTAGGGACTAAATACGGGTCCCGAGCCCCAATTGTGGCCGCCTTCTCATCCCGGGGCCCTAGCCTTGTGGACCCTAATGTCATTAAACCAGACATAACCGCCCCCGGTGTGAACATCCTGGCTGCCTGGCCTCCTGTCACACCGCCTACTGAGGTAAAAGACGATACCAGAAGGGTGGATTTTAACATTATATCAGGAACTTCAATGTCATGCCCTCATATCTCAGGCATTGCTGCACTGATTAAATCAGCCCACCAAAACTGGTCACCTGCCGCGATAAAATCTGCCATAATGACTTCTGCTTATTTTCACGACGACAGAGGTGACCTTATTTCTGATAGATCTATCTCTAACAGTACCATGTTTGGGACTGCTACCCCTTTTGCATTTGGTTCAGGTCATGTCAACCCAGATAAGGCTGCTGACCCGGGTCTGGTTTACGACATTTCCAGTGAAGATTACTTGAATTACCTGTGTGGTACTGGTTACACCAATGCACAAGTCACTGTTTTGGCCAGGAAAAACTATACTTGCCCACATACAGCAAAGAGTGGTGATCTAAATTACCCTTCCTTTGCTGTAATTTTCGAGCCGGGTAGACGAGGAAAAACTACATTTACTTACAAGAGGACAGTAACTAATGTAGGGAGTAGTAAGACTAAGTTCAGTTTATTTTTGGAGATGCCTAAGAATGTGAAGGTAACTGTTAAGCCTGCAGTCTTAAATTTTAAGGCAGTGGGTGAAAAATTGACCTACAAAGTTACTTTTACTGATCAGTCAGAAGGTGAAATTAGTAGCAGAGGTGTTTCATCATTTGGATATTTGATATGGGTTGGTGGAAGATATAGTGTTAGAAGTCCCATTGCTGTAACTTGGCAGTAA